TAAATCTGGTACCGCGCTGAGGGCTGCTTGATGACGACCCGCTGCTCTCGGCTGAGCCGTGTGCGCGATCACCCACCAGGTCGAGACGATGAGACGGCCCGCCCAGCAGGCGGGTCAGGTCTTTGATGGTGGAGTAGTAACGGTGCATCGGGTAGGTGATGTCCATCCCCATGCCGCCGTGCAGGTGGTGGCAGATCTGCATCACCCGCGGCGCCTGCGAGGTGATCCAGTAGCCCAACACGTCGAGGTCGGAGTCGGCGTCGCGGCTTTCGCCGAGCCGCCAGATCACCGATGTGGACGCCAAATCGATGGTCCGCGAAGCGATGTAGACCTCGGCCAGTTGTGCTGCGACCGTCTGGAACGTCGACAGCGGCTTACCGAACTGATGCCGGTTGGCCACGTAATCGGCGGTCAACCGCAACGCCCCGGCGACCAAGCCCGCGGTGTAGGAGCCGATCGCCGCCAGCGCAAGCTGATTCACGCGGTGCGCCGTCGCCCCGGCGAGCACGTCATCGTCTGCCACCGCGACATCGGAGAACGTGACCACATATTCATCGGCGCCACTGGACGTCGGCGTCTTCGCGATCTGCACGCCGTCGGCCGTGGGCTGCACCATCACGACCGCGGTGTCGGCGGTCACCAGAATCCACTCGGCACTTTCGGCATAACCGACACCGACTTTGGTTCCGGACAGCCGGCCGTCGGCGAAGGTTGTCGCCGGCCGGTCAGGCAACGCGTGACCGGGCTCGTTCAGCGCGGCGGTGAGCAGCGACCCCTTGGCTACCCCGTCGAGGTAACGGTCCTGCTGTCGCTCGGATGCCAACTCCAGCAACGAGATTGCCCCGAAGCCGAGGGTGTACAGCGCGGGACTGATCAACCCGTGGCGACCGATCTCGGTCAGTGCCGTCGCGACCTCGGGTAGGCCGACACCGTCACCGCCCACCCGCTCAGGAACCGGCAGCGCCGTCACGCCGCCGGAGACCAGCGCGTCCCATGAGTTGTCGCGGTCGAGCACCGAGGTGACGACGTCGGCGACAGCCTGCTGCTCAGGATCTGGCGTGAAATCCATTAGTTCGCAACCGCGCTCTTGCCGGAATAGTCCACCTGCCAGTGCTTGATGCCGTTGAGCCAGCCCGACCGGAGCCGCTCGGGCTCACCGATCGGCTTGAGATCAGGCATGTGGTCGGCCACGGCGTTGAAGATCAGGTTGATCGTCATCCGGGCCAGGTTCGCGCCGATGCAGTAGTGCGCACCGGTGCCGCCGAATCCGACGTGCGGGTTGGGGTCTCGCAAAATGTTGAAGGTGTGCGGGTCGTCGAAGACCTCTTCGTCGAAGTTGGCCGACCGGTAGGACATCACCAGCCGCTGACCCTTCTTGATCTGTACCCCACCCAGTTCGAGATCCTCGTTGGCGGTGCGCTGGAAAGCCGACACCGGCGTGGCCCACCGGACGATCTCGTCGGCGGTGGTCGCCGGCCGCTCCTTTTTGAACAGCTCCCACTGGTCGGGGTTGTCCGCGAAGGCGATCATTCCGTGGGTGATCGAGTTACGTGTGGTCTCGTTGCCGGCCACCGCGAGCATCACCACGAAGAAACCGAACTCGTCGTCGGACAGCTTCTCGCCGTCGATGTCGGCCTGGATCAAGGTGGTGACGATGTCGTCGGTCGGATTCTCGTTGCGCTCGGCAGCCATCGCCATCGCGTACATGATCAGTTCCATCGACGACTGAGCCGGGTCGACGTCGGCGTACTCGGGATCGGTGCCACCGGTCATCTCGTTGGACCAGCGGAACAACTTGTCGCGGTCGTCTTGCGGCACACCCAGCAGCCCGGCGATGGCCTGCAGGGGCAGCTCACACGACACCTGCTCGACGAAGTCTCCGCCGCCCGCCGCTGCGGCGGTCTTGGCGATGTTCTGCGCGCGCTGGGCGAGCTCTTCTTCCAGCCGGCCGATGGCGCGGGGGGTGAAGCCGCGGGAAATGATCTTGCGCAACCGGGTGTGGTGCGGGGCGTCCATGTTGAGCATGACGCTGCGCTGCAACTCGACGGCCTCGCGCGTCATGTCCGGCGGCCACGTCGGGATCGCTCCGTTTTGCCAGCTCGAGAAGACGTCGCTGCGGCGCGACACCTCCTTGACGTCGGCATGCTTGGTGACGATCCAGTAGCCGTGGTCCTCGAAGCCGCCGCAGCCGTCGGGCACGTTGACCCAGTGGATCGGCTCGGATTTACGAAGCTCGGCGAGTTCGTCAACCGGAAGTCCGGCCAGGTTGACGTCGGCATCGAGGAAGTCGAAGTCGGCCGGAATGTTGGGGGGTGCCATAAGGGATCTCCTGAACTACAACGTGTTCTAGTGCCAGTAAAACATGCTCTTGCCGCAGACCAAAAGGTGCGCACACATCCTCGCTTGTCAGGCTAATGAAACGTGTTCTAGCCTCAACGCATGGGTAACCCGGTAATCGTCGAAGCCACCCGCAGCCCGATTGGTAAGCGCGCGGGATGGTTGTCAGGACTGCACGCGACCGAGCTGTTGGGCGCCACGCAGAAAGCGCTCGTGGAGAAGGCCGGCATCGACGCAAGTGACGTCGAGCAAATCGTCGGCGGCTGCGTGACGCAGTACGGAGAACAGTCCAACAACATCACCCGGGTCGGCTGGCTGGTCGCTGGGCTCCCCGAGCACGTGGGTGCCATGACGGTGGACTGCCAGTGCGGCAGCGGTCAACAGGCCAACGGCCTGATCGCCGGTCTGATCGCCGCCGGTGCCATCGACGTCGGGATCGCGTGCGGTATCGAGGCGATGAGCCGCGTCGGCTTGGGCGCCAACGCCGGGCCAGACCGCGGCATCCTGCGCCCCGCGTCGTGGGACATCGATCTGCCCGATCAGTTCACCGCCGCCGAGCGGATCGCCAAGCGCCGCGGCATCACCCGCGAGGAGATCGACCAGTTCGGCTTCGACTCCCAACGCAAGGCCAAGCAGGCCTGGGCCGAAGGCCGATTCGACCGCGAGATCAGCGGCATCGAGGCGCCGGTGCTCGACGAGAACAAGCAGCCCACCAGCGAACGGCACATCGTCAGCAAAGACCAGGGCCTGCGCGACACCACACTGGAAGGTCTGAGCCAGCTCAAGCCGGTCATCGAGGGCGGTATCCACACCGCGGGCACATCGTCGCAGATCTCTGACGGCGCGGCCGCCGTGCTGTGGATGGACGAAGACAAGGCAAAGGCCTTGGGCCTCAAGCCGCGCGCCCGCATCATCAGCCAGGCGCTGGTCGGCGCCGAGCCGTACTACCACCTCGACGGCCCGGTGCAGTCGACGGCGAAGGTGCTGGAAAAGGCCGGCATGAAGATGGGCGACATCGACATCACCGAGATCAACGAGGCGTTCGCCTCGGTCGTGTTGTCGTGGGCGCGAGTGCACAACCCGGACATGGACAAGGTGAACGTGAACGGAGGCGCGATCGCGCTCGGACACCCGGTCGGCAGCACCGGCAGCCGGCTGATCACCACCGCGCTGCACGAGTTGGAGCGCACCGACCAGACCACCGCATTGATCACCATGTGTGCCGGTGGTGCGCTGTCGACCGGCACCATCATCGAGCGCATCTGACCACCGCCGAAATGTCAGAAGAGGACCAGATCGCTGCGGCGCAGTTGTACATCGATGCGCTGGCCAATCACCGCGGCGATGACGTTCCGTTCGCGCCGGACTGCGTCCGGTTCGAGATGGGCCTCAAGACGGGTTTCTCCGGAGACCACTTGCGGCGCAGCCTCAATCGCGGCCCCCAGTTCCGGGTCATCAAAGAATGCACGCCGCCGAAATTCGAGGTCGACGGCGACCGAGTGCGCGCGCAATTCGACGTGATCACCAAGCCGACGCTAGCCAGACGGCGGGTGTGCTCCCATGTCGATGAGACGTTTCTGATCGTGGATGGCAAGATCCGCCACATCAACGCGCAGATGCGTCCCTTCATTCAGCACGTCCGATAGGAAGACCCGATGGCCAAGCCGCCGCCCGCCCTCAACTCCGCCGGCACCGGCGTCCTCATCAAGTGGATGTCCCGTCTGAACACCGCGGCGTACAAGGCGTCCGGCGGCCGGGTCGGCGGCACGTTTCTGCAAGGAGCGCCGGTCGCGCTACTGACCACCATCGGCCGCAAAACCGGGGAGCCCCGCGTCAGCCCGCTGCTTTACCTGCGCGACGGCAACCGGGTCGTACTGGTCGCCTCCCAGGGCGGCCGGGCCAACAACCCGATGTGGTACCTGAACCTCAAGGCCAACCCGCAAGTCACGGTGCAGATCAAAAAAGAGGTGCTGAAGCTGACCGCGCGCGACGCCACCGACGCCGAACGCGACCAGTACTGGCCGCAACTCGTCACGATGTACTCCTCGTTCGAGGACTATCAGTCGTGGACTGACCGAGTCATCCCGATCGTCATCTGCGATCCCTAAGGACAAATGAAGGTTCTGATCACAGGCGGCACCGGATTCGTCGGCGCCTGGACAGCGAAGGCCGTCCAAGACGGCGGGCATCAAGCTCGATTCCTCGTGCGAAGCCCCGATCGGCTTCAAACCAGCGCCGGCCAGATCGGCGTTGACGTCACCGACCACGTCGTCGGGGACATCGCCGACCCGGACAGTACTGCCTCGGCATTACGCGGGTGTGACGCCGTCATTCATTGCGCAGCAATGGTTTCCACGGATCCGGCCCGCGCCGAGGAGATGTTGCGCACCAACCTCGAGGGCGCCCGCAACGTGCTCAGTGGGGCCGCGGCGGCCAAGCTGGATCCCATCGTTCACGTGTCGAGTTTCACCGCGCTGTTTCGACCGGGCCTACCAATGCTTCATGCGGACCTGCCGGTGGTGGGTGGCTCAGACGGCTACGGGAAGTCCAAGGCGATCGTCGAAGCGTATGCGCGAGGCCTCCAAGACGCCGGCGCACCGGTGACCATCACTTATCCCGGCATGGTGCTGGGGCCGCCCGCGGGTGACCAGTTCGGTGAGGCGGCTGAAGGAGTCGAGGCAGCGGTCAAGATGCGGGCTGTGCCTGGGCGCAGCGCCGCCTGGATTGTGGTGGACGTCCGCGACCTCGCCGCCTTGCATCTCGCGCTGTTACAGCCGGGGCAGGGTCCCCGCCGGTATATGGCTGGTGGTCAACGTATTACGGTCGATCGCATCGCAGCGCTGATCGGTGCGGCTGCTCGACGCACCCTGGTAGCTGTCCCAGTTCCCGATGTCGCGCTTCGCACCCTGGGGCGCGTGTTCGACGTCGTCGGCGACTATCTACCCTTCGAGACGCCCATCGACTCCGCGGCAATGCAGTACTACACCCAGATGCCGGCCTCCGACGACGCCCCTGCCGAACGCGACCTGGGCGTCAAGCATCGGGACGCCGCGCAGACTCTTGCCGCCACAGTGGACGGATTGCGGCAGGTCGGCCGCCTGTAGCTTTTGCGGCACGTGACTCACTGATCGAAAGCTCTGATTCTCCT
This genomic stretch from Mycobacterium paraterrae harbors:
- a CDS encoding nuclear transport factor 2 family protein gives rise to the protein MSEEDQIAAAQLYIDALANHRGDDVPFAPDCVRFEMGLKTGFSGDHLRRSLNRGPQFRVIKECTPPKFEVDGDRVRAQFDVITKPTLARRRVCSHVDETFLIVDGKIRHINAQMRPFIQHVR
- a CDS encoding cytochrome P450, yielding MAPPNIPADFDFLDADVNLAGLPVDELAELRKSEPIHWVNVPDGCGGFEDHGYWIVTKHADVKEVSRRSDVFSSWQNGAIPTWPPDMTREAVELQRSVMLNMDAPHHTRLRKIISRGFTPRAIGRLEEELAQRAQNIAKTAAAAGGGDFVEQVSCELPLQAIAGLLGVPQDDRDKLFRWSNEMTGGTDPEYADVDPAQSSMELIMYAMAMAAERNENPTDDIVTTLIQADIDGEKLSDDEFGFFVVMLAVAGNETTRNSITHGMIAFADNPDQWELFKKERPATTADEIVRWATPVSAFQRTANEDLELGGVQIKKGQRLVMSYRSANFDEEVFDDPHTFNILRDPNPHVGFGGTGAHYCIGANLARMTINLIFNAVADHMPDLKPIGEPERLRSGWLNGIKHWQVDYSGKSAVAN
- a CDS encoding NAD-dependent epimerase/dehydratase family protein; translated protein: MKVLITGGTGFVGAWTAKAVQDGGHQARFLVRSPDRLQTSAGQIGVDVTDHVVGDIADPDSTASALRGCDAVIHCAAMVSTDPARAEEMLRTNLEGARNVLSGAAAAKLDPIVHVSSFTALFRPGLPMLHADLPVVGGSDGYGKSKAIVEAYARGLQDAGAPVTITYPGMVLGPPAGDQFGEAAEGVEAAVKMRAVPGRSAAWIVVDVRDLAALHLALLQPGQGPRRYMAGGQRITVDRIAALIGAAARRTLVAVPVPDVALRTLGRVFDVVGDYLPFETPIDSAAMQYYTQMPASDDAPAERDLGVKHRDAAQTLAATVDGLRQVGRL
- a CDS encoding nitroreductase family deazaflavin-dependent oxidoreductase; this encodes MAKPPPALNSAGTGVLIKWMSRLNTAAYKASGGRVGGTFLQGAPVALLTTIGRKTGEPRVSPLLYLRDGNRVVLVASQGGRANNPMWYLNLKANPQVTVQIKKEVLKLTARDATDAERDQYWPQLVTMYSSFEDYQSWTDRVIPIVICDP
- a CDS encoding steroid 3-ketoacyl-CoA thiolase, whose product is MGNPVIVEATRSPIGKRAGWLSGLHATELLGATQKALVEKAGIDASDVEQIVGGCVTQYGEQSNNITRVGWLVAGLPEHVGAMTVDCQCGSGQQANGLIAGLIAAGAIDVGIACGIEAMSRVGLGANAGPDRGILRPASWDIDLPDQFTAAERIAKRRGITREEIDQFGFDSQRKAKQAWAEGRFDREISGIEAPVLDENKQPTSERHIVSKDQGLRDTTLEGLSQLKPVIEGGIHTAGTSSQISDGAAAVLWMDEDKAKALGLKPRARIISQALVGAEPYYHLDGPVQSTAKVLEKAGMKMGDIDITEINEAFASVVLSWARVHNPDMDKVNVNGGAIALGHPVGSTGSRLITTALHELERTDQTTALITMCAGGALSTGTIIERI